The Streptomyces sp. NBC_00162 genome window below encodes:
- a CDS encoding maleylpyruvate isomerase family mycothiol-dependent enzyme: MTVHPSLQPYADAWTHSIEAISELVLPLTEGEWNRATPCPGWSVRDVVSHIIGIECEQLGDPRPIHTVARDLRHVVDEFSRYMEVQVDVRRHHTAPEMTSELEYTVIRRSRQLRNEKRDPATMVRGPLGDQVTLEQALRLRAFDVWIHEQDLRAALGVPGNWDSPGAYVARDILLSGLPKVVAKRAGAPANSAVVIDVHGALEFMRTVRVDAEGRGTVDKAPSLGPAVTLTLDWETYVRLAAGRVRAHTVADRVKIEGDAQLAEAILAAFAVTP, encoded by the coding sequence TTGACCGTCCATCCCAGCCTTCAGCCCTATGCCGACGCGTGGACGCACTCCATCGAGGCAATATCCGAGCTGGTCCTCCCGCTGACGGAGGGCGAGTGGAACCGGGCGACGCCGTGCCCCGGCTGGTCGGTCCGTGACGTCGTCTCGCACATCATCGGGATCGAATGCGAGCAGCTCGGAGACCCGCGGCCGATCCACACCGTGGCCCGGGACCTGCGGCACGTGGTGGACGAGTTCAGCCGGTACATGGAGGTGCAGGTCGACGTACGGCGGCACCACACCGCGCCGGAGATGACCTCGGAGCTCGAGTACACCGTCATCCGGCGGTCGCGGCAGCTGCGGAACGAGAAGCGGGATCCGGCCACGATGGTGCGGGGCCCGCTGGGTGACCAGGTGACGCTGGAGCAGGCGCTGCGGCTGCGGGCGTTCGACGTCTGGATCCACGAGCAGGACCTGCGGGCGGCGCTGGGCGTGCCGGGCAACTGGGACTCACCGGGTGCGTACGTGGCCCGGGACATCCTGCTCTCCGGGCTGCCGAAGGTGGTCGCGAAGCGGGCGGGCGCCCCGGCGAACTCGGCCGTGGTGATCGACGTGCACGGTGCGCTGGAGTTCATGCGGACGGTACGGGTCGACGCCGAGGGGCGGGGGACGGTGGACAAGGCCCCGTCGCTGGGGCCGGCCGTGACGCTCACGCTGGACTGGGAGACGTACGTCCGCCTCGCCGCGGGCCGGGTCCGCGCGCACACCGTCGCCGACCGGGTGAAGATCGAGGGCGACGCGCAGCTGGCCGAGGCCATCCTGGCGGCGTTCGCCGTGACGCCGTAA
- a CDS encoding carbon-nitrogen family hydrolase codes for MRASLIQIAVNEGESVDSRRARAAELVREQAGSDLVVLPELWTVGAFAYEQFETEAEPLDGPTYAAMSEAARDAGVWLHAGSVVERAGDGSLYNTTLVLSPEGELAATYRKIHRFGFDQGEAVLMAAGDSLTTVELPEQTLGIATCYDLRFPELFRGLVDAGATTMVVAAGWPARRRSHWTLLSRARAVEDQSYVLACGLAGTHAGVEQAGHSLVVDPWGEVLAEAGPGEDVLTVDLDPDKVTDTRAQFPALKDRMLGIRTPAAR; via the coding sequence GTGCGCGCCTCGCTGATTCAAATCGCAGTGAACGAGGGCGAGTCGGTCGATTCCCGGCGTGCCCGCGCGGCCGAGCTCGTACGGGAGCAGGCAGGCTCCGACCTCGTCGTGCTGCCCGAACTGTGGACGGTCGGGGCGTTCGCGTACGAGCAGTTCGAGACCGAGGCGGAGCCGCTGGACGGCCCGACCTACGCGGCCATGTCCGAGGCCGCCCGCGACGCCGGGGTCTGGCTGCACGCGGGCTCGGTCGTGGAGCGGGCGGGCGACGGCTCGCTCTACAACACCACCCTCGTCCTCTCCCCGGAGGGCGAGCTGGCCGCCACCTACCGCAAGATCCACCGGTTCGGCTTCGACCAGGGCGAAGCGGTGCTCATGGCGGCGGGCGACTCCCTGACCACGGTGGAGCTGCCGGAACAGACCCTCGGCATCGCCACCTGCTACGACCTGCGCTTCCCCGAACTGTTCCGCGGCCTGGTCGACGCCGGGGCCACCACGATGGTCGTCGCCGCCGGTTGGCCCGCGCGGCGCCGGTCGCACTGGACCCTGCTCAGCCGGGCGCGGGCGGTCGAGGACCAGTCGTACGTCCTGGCGTGCGGGCTGGCCGGCACCCACGCGGGCGTCGAACAGGCCGGGCACAGCCTGGTGGTGGACCCCTGGGGCGAGGTCCTGGCCGAGGCGGGACCCGGCGAGGACGTCCTCACGGTCGACCTCGACCCGGACAAGGTCACCGACACCCGCGCCCAGTTCCCGGCCCTCAAGGACCGCATGCTGGGGATCCGGACCCCGGCCGCCCGGTGA
- a CDS encoding GNAT family N-acetyltransferase gives MTGDAAPDHGLRRREPADLDACAGVLAAVHAHDGYPVNWPDRPAQWLDPPSLLAAWVAASGGRVTGHVGLSRSGAGDAAPALWSRRAGVPADRTAVISRLFVSPGARGRGTGALLLERAARDARERSLHPVLDVLASDTAAAALYESLGWSRLATVEQRWSPEQTVRVHCYAAPA, from the coding sequence GTGACCGGGGACGCGGCGCCGGACCACGGCCTGCGGCGGCGCGAGCCCGCCGACCTCGACGCGTGCGCCGGGGTGCTCGCCGCCGTCCACGCGCACGACGGCTACCCGGTGAACTGGCCCGACCGTCCCGCGCAGTGGCTCGACCCGCCCTCCCTGCTCGCCGCCTGGGTGGCGGCATCCGGCGGCCGCGTGACCGGCCACGTCGGCCTGTCCCGCAGCGGAGCGGGAGACGCGGCGCCGGCCCTGTGGAGCCGCCGCGCGGGTGTCCCCGCCGACCGCACCGCGGTGATCAGCCGGCTGTTCGTCTCGCCCGGGGCCCGCGGCCGGGGGACCGGCGCCCTGCTGCTGGAGCGGGCCGCGCGGGACGCGCGCGAGCGCTCGCTGCATCCCGTGCTCGACGTCCTGGCCTCCGACACGGCGGCGGCAGCCCTCTACGAAAGCCTGGGCTGGAGCCGCCTGGCCACCGTGGAGCAGCGGTGGAGCCCGGAGCAGACGGTGCGCGTGCACTGCTACGCGGCGCCCGCCTGA
- a CDS encoding DUF4240 domain-containing protein, which translates to MDKQTFWKLIDTARAEAAQDLVAERAAVLLARLPEAEIAAAQQVLWDLLAESYRNPLWAAAYVINGGCSDDGFDYFRGWLLTQGQEAFEAALADPDSLASHPAVREAAREGLELSDEEALSIAWTAYETATGRELPADSFTISYPALDPSWDFDFDDTEETTARLPRLSALFD; encoded by the coding sequence ATGGACAAGCAGACCTTCTGGAAGCTGATCGACACGGCGCGCGCGGAGGCGGCGCAGGACCTGGTGGCGGAGCGTGCGGCGGTGTTGCTCGCACGCCTCCCGGAGGCGGAGATAGCCGCGGCCCAGCAGGTGCTGTGGGATCTGCTGGCGGAGTCCTACCGCAATCCCCTCTGGGCCGCGGCCTACGTGATCAACGGCGGCTGCTCGGACGACGGCTTCGACTACTTCCGGGGCTGGCTGCTCACCCAGGGGCAGGAGGCCTTCGAGGCGGCCCTGGCCGACCCGGACTCCCTGGCGTCCCACCCCGCGGTGCGCGAGGCCGCGCGGGAGGGCCTGGAACTGTCCGACGAGGAGGCCCTCTCCATCGCCTGGACCGCCTACGAGACCGCGACGGGCCGGGAACTCCCGGCGGACTCCTTCACGATCAGCTACCCGGCGCTGGACCCGTCCTGGGACTTCGACTTCGACGACACCGAGGAGACCACGGCCCGCCTCCCCCGGCTGAGCGCCCTCTTCGACTAG
- a CDS encoding NHL domain-containing thioredoxin family protein translates to MNDAAPAHTPAPAPRRARVRAPELIGEGGWLNTGGKPYTLADLRGRIVILDFWTFCCINCLHVLDELRELEEKHRDTVVIIGVHSPKFVHEAEHAAVVDAVERYEVHHPVLDDPELATWKQYAVRAWPTLVVIDPEGYIVAQHAGEGHAHAIERLVEQLEAEHEAKGTLRRGDGPYVAPEPVASDLRFPGKALVLPSGNLLVSDSTRHQLVELAPDAESVVRRIGSGERGFTAESFSEPQGLALLPDGSVVVADTVNHALRRFDPATGAVETVAGTGRQWWQGSPTSGPALEVDLSSPWDVAWWQDKVWIAMAGVHQLWTWDPEAGTVQVAAGTTNEGLHDGPADEAWFAQPSGLAAAGDRLWIADSETSALRYVHPTDAGYAVTTAVGTGLFDFGHRDGDAGQALLQHPLGVTALPDGSVAVCDTYNHALRRYDPATGEVSTLATDLREPSDAVLCGADIVVVESARHRLTRLRLPEDAVRVDAVAHRTQRAATEVAPGTLRLDVVFQAPSGQKLDTRYGPSTRLLVSSTPPELLATGEGAGTDLFRELALNPEVTEGVLHVSAMAASCDDDPSNEYPACHVHQQDWGVPVRVTADGASRLPLVLAGMDDEG, encoded by the coding sequence ATGAACGATGCCGCCCCGGCGCACACCCCCGCGCCCGCGCCCCGACGTGCCCGTGTCCGTGCCCCCGAGCTGATCGGCGAGGGAGGCTGGCTGAACACCGGCGGGAAGCCGTACACCCTCGCTGACCTGCGAGGGCGGATTGTGATCCTGGATTTCTGGACCTTCTGCTGCATCAACTGCCTGCACGTCCTCGACGAGCTGCGCGAGCTGGAGGAGAAGCACCGCGACACCGTCGTGATCATCGGGGTGCACTCGCCGAAGTTCGTGCACGAGGCCGAGCACGCCGCCGTCGTCGATGCCGTCGAGCGGTACGAGGTGCACCACCCGGTGCTGGACGATCCGGAGCTCGCGACCTGGAAGCAGTACGCCGTGCGGGCCTGGCCCACGCTCGTGGTGATCGACCCCGAGGGGTACATCGTCGCGCAGCACGCCGGTGAGGGGCACGCGCACGCCATCGAGCGGCTCGTCGAGCAGCTGGAGGCCGAGCACGAGGCCAAGGGGACGCTGCGGCGCGGCGACGGGCCGTACGTGGCGCCCGAGCCGGTGGCGAGCGATCTGCGGTTCCCCGGGAAGGCGCTGGTGCTGCCCAGCGGGAACCTCCTGGTGTCGGACTCGACGCGGCACCAGCTCGTGGAGCTGGCCCCCGACGCGGAGAGCGTCGTACGGCGCATCGGGAGCGGCGAGCGCGGGTTCACCGCCGAGAGCTTCAGCGAGCCGCAGGGGCTGGCGCTGCTGCCCGACGGGAGCGTCGTCGTCGCCGACACCGTCAACCACGCGCTGCGCCGCTTCGACCCGGCCACCGGGGCCGTCGAGACCGTCGCCGGCACCGGCCGGCAGTGGTGGCAGGGCTCGCCCACCTCGGGGCCCGCGCTCGAGGTGGACCTGTCCTCGCCGTGGGACGTGGCCTGGTGGCAGGACAAGGTCTGGATCGCCATGGCCGGTGTCCACCAGCTGTGGACCTGGGACCCGGAGGCGGGCACCGTCCAGGTCGCGGCGGGCACGACCAACGAGGGCCTGCACGACGGGCCGGCCGACGAGGCCTGGTTCGCCCAGCCCTCCGGGCTCGCGGCGGCCGGGGACCGGCTGTGGATCGCCGACTCCGAGACCAGCGCGCTGAGGTACGTCCACCCCACCGATGCCGGCTACGCCGTCACGACCGCCGTCGGCACCGGGCTGTTCGACTTCGGGCACCGGGACGGGGACGCCGGCCAGGCCCTGCTCCAGCACCCGCTCGGGGTCACCGCGCTGCCCGACGGCTCGGTCGCGGTGTGCGACACCTACAACCACGCGCTGCGCCGGTACGACCCCGCCACCGGCGAGGTCTCGACGCTCGCCACCGACCTGCGCGAGCCCAGCGACGCCGTGCTGTGCGGTGCGGACATCGTGGTCGTCGAGTCCGCCCGGCACCGGCTGACCCGGCTGCGGCTTCCGGAGGACGCGGTACGGGTGGACGCGGTCGCCCACCGGACGCAGCGCGCCGCCACCGAGGTGGCGCCCGGCACGCTCCGCCTCGACGTGGTGTTCCAGGCTCCGAGCGGGCAGAAGCTCGACACCCGCTACGGGCCGTCCACCCGGCTGCTGGTCTCCTCGACCCCGCCCGAGCTGCTCGCGACGGGCGAGGGCGCCGGGACCGACCTGTTCCGGGAGCTCGCGCTGAACCCGGAGGTCACCGAGGGCGTGCTGCACGTCTCCGCGATGGCGGCGTCCTGCGACGACGACCCGTCGAACGAGTACCCGGCCTGCCACGTCCACCAGCAGGACTGGGGCGTGCCCGTCCGCGTCACCGCCGACGGCGCCTCCCGCCTGCCCCTCGTCCTCGCCGGGATGGACGACGAGGGGTGA